One Vicingaceae bacterium genomic window, GACGCACAGAATCAGAAAAGAAATACAAGCGTCTATGGAGAGTATAAAGAAATTGGCAGAGAAGTATAACATCAATGTTAAGACAGTAAGGAAATGGAAAAATAGGGATTTTGTAGAGGACTTAAAGTGTGGGAAGAAGAAGGGACAAGGGAGCGTATTGGAAGGGATAGCAGAACAGATAGTGGTAGAGGTTCGCAGGAAGACCTTACTGCCATTAGATGATTTGCTGCTGGTATTAAAACCGGTTATACCGGAATTGACCAGAAGCAATCTGCATAGATGTTTGCAACGACATAAGGTGAGCCGGATAAAAGATTTGTTGCCACAAGATGAACAGAAACAGAGGAAAACGAAAAAGTTCAAGGAATATAAGCCGGGGTATTTACACATAGACACATCAGAGATAAGAATTAGCAAGAAGAGGTATTATTTGTTTGTGGCGATAGACAGAGCCACTCGTTATGCTTATGTGGAAGTGTATGACAATAAAACATCTGCCACGGCAACAATGTTTTTAAAAAATGCCCTTCAACAATATCCTATCAAAATTGAAAAAATCCTCACTGATAATGGCGTGGAATTTTGCTATAATGTCTTACCAGAGAATAAAAAACCGAAAAACAAAATACATCCTTTTGTAAAATTGTGCCGAGAGAGAGGGATAGAGCATCGCACCACATTGGTCAAACATCCTTGGACAAATGGCATGGTAGAGGCAATGAATAAGAAGATAAAAGAACATACAAGTAAGAAATATCATTATGAGGATATAGACCAATTCAAAAAACATCTGTATTTTTACGTGCTGAATTATAATTGAAGTTGAGGGCATTGAAATACAAGACACCATATGAAAGTATAGAGGAGTGGTATAAGAAAACACCTGAAATTTTTCATACCAATTCTAACCACTTAATTGTGGGACTGAACACTTTTACAGGAGCAGAGCAGATCATTTATTTTTAAGAAAAAGTACGATATTGTAAATACATATACCTGTCCAAATAATGCCAGCCAATACTCCTATTGGTATTGTTAAAATGGCAAACCATCCCATTGCAACAATCATACTATTGGCTTCGTTGGGTTCATAGCCCATAAGATTTCCAATGTACTGACCAATTACGGAAATTAAAATCGGAAATAATGCAAAAATTGCAATAATTGTATATCCGATAAGTATTTTCAAAAAATCTTTTGGCTTTTTAATAAATCTCATTGATTTTTTGTTGATTGGCTTTACTAAGTGGCTAAATGCTGAGCAAATATAAACAATATTCGGCTAATTCTTTTTTTCAGGTGTTGGGCTAAAATAAACTTGCATCCGATAAAAGAAAAATTCTCTGTTCCTTATCCCATATTGACTCATCACCATTCGCTCTATTATCCCATTGATGTTCTCCGCTCTAATACTCGTCTGCCCTCCTATAAAATATCTCACTATCTCTTCCTCATATCTATCCAACAGCCGTAATACACTCCGATACTGCTTTAATCCGCTCTTTCTTACACCTTCCTTCCAGACATACAACCTCTCTTTTATCTTTTGCATCCTCATCCCTATATGCTTCTTATCATACCATTCCCGAAACTGCTCTAATAACTCATATCCCACCCGCAAATGCTTAAATCGCCCCGACGCTCACTTCGTTCGGTCGGGATAAATCCCTAATAACAGCTCTAATAAACTCCTCTCCTCTTCTTTCAATTCCTTGCTTCACCCGTATCCTTATTGACTACTTCTACTCGCTCTCTCATAAAACGACCTTCTGCCTTATCCTTGTGATAATCGCTTATCACCTCTTTATACCACCTATACAAGGTCTTGGCAGGAATATTTATGACTTGTGAAACGGCCTTAATCTTTATGGGTGATGCTTCTATCTTTTTTTTTTAAGTAATCTTTCAGAGGTGGTGTTATTTTAGCCCCTTCGGGATGCAAAGGATAAGTATTCGAAAAATGTTGATAGCTGCCCGCTTCTTTCCATCTACGACGCTTCATTACCAAATACACTCTCTTGCCCAACCACGTTCCTGATTGAATACTGATAGGGTCGCAAAATCCATCCAATACAAATGCCTTATCTTTTAGATTGGCTGGAA contains:
- a CDS encoding IS481 family transposase (possible pseudo, frameshifted), with product MGQILHGTATTTHRIRKEIQASMESIKKLAEKYNINVKTVRKWKNRDFVEDLKCGKKKGQGSVLEGIAEQIVVEVRRKTLLPLDDLLLVLKPVIPELTRSNLHRCLQRHKVSRIKDLLPQDEQKQRKTKKFKEYKPGYLHIDTSEIRISKKRYYLFVAIDRATRYAYVEVYDNKTSATATMFLKNALQQYPIKIEKILTDNGVEFCYNVLPENKKPKNKIHPFVKLCRERGIEHRTTLVKHPWTNGMVEAMNKKIKEHTSKKYHYEDIDQFKKHLYFYVLNYN